The following are encoded together in the Serratia odorifera genome:
- the rep gene encoding DNA helicase Rep produces MRLNPSQQQAVEFVTGPCLVLAGAGSGKTRVITNKIAHLIHHCGYQARHIAAVTFTNKAAREMKERVAQTLGRKEARGLMISTFHTLGLDIIKREYKALGMKSNFSLFDDRDQLALLKELTKQWLEEDKTLLAQLITTISNWKNDLIDPARAMDLARSQRDKHFAHCYGLYHAHMRACNVLDFDDLILLPTLLLQRNEEVRERWQQRIRYLLVDEYQDTNTSQYELVKLLVGTRARFTVVGDDDQSIYSWRGARPQNLVLLKEDFPALQVIKLEQNYRSSERILKAANILIANNPHVFEKKLFSELGYGEELKVVTANNEDHEAERVVGELIAHHFVKKTHYRDYAILYRGNHQSRVFEKMLMQNRIPYKISGGTSFFSRPEIKDLLAYLRVLTNPDDDSAFLRIVNTPKREIGPTTRQKLGEWANLRSKSLFDASFDLGLGQHLTGRGLESLQRFTGWLRGIAELAEREPVAAVRDLIRGIDYESWLFETATSPKAAEMQMKNVNTLFGWMSEMLEGSELDEPMTLSQVVTRFTLRDIMERGESDEELDQVQLMTLHASKGLEFPYVFLVGMEEGLLPHQSSIDEDNVDEERRLAYVGITRAQKELIFTLCRERRQYGELVRPEPSRFLLELPQDDLAWETERKVISPQERMQKGQSNVANIRAMLAKAKGGD; encoded by the coding sequence ATGCGATTGAACCCCAGCCAACAACAAGCCGTCGAATTTGTCACCGGACCGTGCCTGGTTTTGGCCGGCGCCGGGTCGGGTAAAACGCGCGTCATCACCAACAAGATCGCCCACCTGATCCACCATTGCGGCTATCAGGCGCGTCATATCGCGGCGGTGACCTTCACCAACAAGGCCGCGCGCGAAATGAAAGAACGCGTGGCACAAACGCTGGGTCGCAAGGAAGCGCGTGGACTGATGATATCGACCTTCCACACGCTGGGGCTGGACATCATCAAGCGCGAATACAAGGCGCTGGGAATGAAATCCAACTTTTCGCTGTTTGACGATCGCGATCAGCTGGCGTTGCTGAAGGAACTGACCAAGCAATGGCTGGAAGAAGACAAGACGCTGCTGGCGCAATTGATCACTACCATTTCCAACTGGAAAAACGACCTGATCGATCCGGCGCGGGCGATGGACCTGGCGCGTTCGCAGCGCGACAAGCATTTTGCCCACTGCTATGGCCTGTACCACGCCCACATGCGGGCGTGCAACGTGCTGGATTTTGATGATCTGATCCTGCTGCCCACGCTGTTGCTGCAACGTAATGAAGAGGTGCGCGAACGTTGGCAACAGCGTATCCGCTACCTGCTGGTGGATGAGTATCAAGACACCAACACCAGCCAGTACGAGCTGGTGAAGCTGCTGGTGGGCACCCGCGCACGCTTTACCGTGGTCGGCGATGATGACCAGTCGATCTACTCCTGGCGCGGCGCGCGGCCGCAAAACCTGGTGCTGCTGAAAGAAGATTTTCCGGCGTTGCAGGTGATCAAGCTGGAACAGAACTACCGCTCCAGCGAACGCATCCTGAAAGCGGCAAATATCCTGATCGCCAATAACCCGCACGTGTTCGAAAAGAAACTGTTTTCCGAGCTTGGTTACGGCGAGGAGCTGAAAGTGGTCACCGCCAATAACGAAGACCACGAAGCTGAACGGGTGGTCGGCGAGCTGATCGCCCACCACTTTGTCAAAAAAACCCATTACCGCGATTATGCGATTCTGTACCGCGGCAACCACCAGTCGCGGGTGTTTGAGAAAATGCTGATGCAGAACCGCATTCCGTACAAGATCTCTGGCGGTACCTCGTTTTTCTCGCGGCCGGAAATCAAGGATTTGCTGGCCTATCTGCGGGTGCTGACCAACCCGGATGACGACAGCGCCTTCTTGCGCATCGTGAATACTCCCAAACGTGAAATCGGGCCGACGACGCGGCAAAAGCTGGGTGAATGGGCCAACCTGCGCAGCAAGAGCCTGTTTGACGCCAGTTTCGATCTGGGTCTTGGCCAGCATCTGACCGGCCGTGGGCTGGAGTCTTTGCAGCGCTTCACCGGCTGGCTGAGAGGCATTGCCGAACTGGCGGAGCGTGAGCCGGTGGCGGCGGTGCGCGATCTGATCCGCGGTATAGATTACGAAAGCTGGCTGTTTGAAACTGCGACTAGCCCCAAGGCGGCAGAAATGCAGATGAAAAACGTCAATACGCTGTTCGGCTGGATGAGCGAAATGCTCGAAGGTAGCGAGCTGGACGAGCCGATGACGCTGTCCCAGGTGGTGACCCGCTTCACCCTGCGCGACATTATGGAACGTGGGGAAAGCGATGAAGAGCTGGATCAGGTTCAACTGATGACGCTGCACGCCTCGAAGGGGCTGGAGTTCCCGTATGTGTTCCTGGTGGGGATGGAAGAGGGGTTATTGCCGCATCAGAGCAGCATCGACGAAGATAATGTTGATGAAGAGCGGCGTCTGGCCTACGTGGGGATAACCCGCGCCCAGAAAGAGCTGATTTTCACCCTGTGCCGTGAACGACGCCAGTACGGTGAACTGGTGCGCCCGGAGCCGAGCCGATTTCTGCTGGAGCTGCCGCAGGACGATTTGGCATGGGAAACCGAGCGTAAGGTGATAAGTCCGCAGGAGCGCATGCAGAAAGGGCAAAGTAACGTGGCCAATATTCGCGCGATGCTGGCAAAAGCCAAAGGCGGCGACTAA
- the ppx gene encoding exopolyphosphatase: protein MLSSSTLYAAIDLGSNSFHMLVVREVAGSIQTLARIKRKVRLAAGLDHDNHLSHEAMQRGWQCLKLFSERLQDIPRDQIRVVATATLRLASNADQFLHTAEQILGCPVQVISGEEEARLIYHGVAHTTGGPDQRLVVDIGGGSTELVTGTGAQAAQLYSLSMGCVTWLERFFSDRNLGRDNFDRAELAAREMVRPLAPLLRAHGWQICVGASGTVQALQEIMVAQGMDERITLPKLRQLKQRAIQCGKLEELEIEGLTLERALVFPSGLSILLAIFQELGIESMTLAGGALREGLVYGMLHLPVEQDIRSRTIRNLQRRYLLDTEQAARVSQLAGNFSQQVANEWQLDARCRELLQAACLIHEIGLSVDFKQAPQHAAYLIRHLDLPGFTPAQKKLLATLLQNQSNPLDLTLLSQQNAVPPRMAQHLCRILRLAIIFASRRRDDTLPAVRLRANANDEALHVILPRGWLEQHPLRAEALDQESHWQSYVHWPLMLEEQS from the coding sequence ATGCTCAGTTCCAGCACGCTATATGCCGCTATCGATCTTGGTTCCAACAGTTTCCATATGTTGGTGGTACGCGAGGTGGCTGGCAGCATCCAGACCCTGGCGCGCATCAAGCGTAAAGTTCGCCTGGCGGCGGGGCTGGATCATGATAATCACCTGTCTCATGAGGCAATGCAGCGCGGTTGGCAGTGTTTGAAGCTGTTTTCCGAACGTTTGCAGGACATCCCGCGCGATCAGATCCGCGTGGTGGCCACCGCCACACTGCGTTTGGCGTCCAACGCCGATCAATTCCTGCACACCGCCGAGCAGATCCTCGGCTGTCCGGTACAGGTGATCAGCGGCGAAGAAGAAGCCCGCCTGATCTACCACGGCGTGGCGCATACCACCGGCGGCCCTGACCAGCGTCTGGTGGTCGACATCGGCGGCGGCAGTACCGAACTGGTCACCGGCACCGGCGCCCAGGCCGCCCAGCTGTACAGCCTGTCGATGGGCTGCGTAACCTGGCTGGAGCGCTTCTTCAGCGATCGCAACCTCGGTCGGGATAATTTCGACCGTGCCGAACTGGCCGCGCGTGAAATGGTGCGCCCGCTGGCGCCGCTGCTGCGCGCGCATGGCTGGCAGATTTGCGTTGGCGCATCCGGCACCGTGCAGGCGTTGCAGGAAATCATGGTGGCGCAGGGTATGGATGAGCGCATCACCCTGCCGAAGCTGCGCCAGCTGAAGCAACGGGCGATTCAGTGCGGCAAGCTGGAAGAGCTGGAAATCGAAGGACTGACGCTGGAGCGCGCGCTGGTATTCCCGAGCGGGCTATCGATCCTGCTGGCAATTTTCCAGGAATTGGGTATCGAAAGCATGACGCTGGCCGGTGGCGCACTGCGCGAAGGCCTGGTGTACGGCATGCTGCATCTGCCGGTTGAGCAGGATATCCGCAGCCGCACCATCCGCAATCTGCAGCGCCGTTATCTGCTGGATACCGAGCAGGCGGCGCGGGTCAGCCAGCTGGCCGGCAATTTTTCGCAGCAGGTGGCCAATGAATGGCAACTGGACGCGCGATGTCGCGAATTGCTGCAGGCCGCCTGTCTGATTCATGAAATCGGTCTGAGCGTCGATTTCAAGCAGGCGCCGCAACATGCCGCCTACCTGATTCGCCATCTGGACCTGCCCGGCTTTACTCCGGCGCAGAAAAAACTGTTAGCCACCCTGCTGCAAAATCAGAGCAACCCCCTCGATTTAACCCTGCTGAGCCAGCAAAATGCCGTTCCGCCGCGTATGGCGCAGCATTTGTGCCGCATTCTGCGTCTGGCGATCATCTTCGCCAGCCGCCGTCGTGACGATACGCTGCCGGCCGTCAGGTTGCGCGCCAACGCCAACGACGAAGCGCTGCATGTCATTCTGCCGCGCGGCTGGCTGGAACAGCATCCGCTGCGCGCCGAAGCGCTGGATCAGGAAAGCCACTGGCAGAGCTACGTCCACTGGCCGCTGATGCTCGAAGAACAGTCTTGA
- the rhlB gene encoding ATP-dependent RNA helicase RhlB, whose amino-acid sequence MSKTHLTEQKFSDFALHPLVLEALEKKGFHNCTPIQALALPLTLAGRDVAGQAQTGTGKTLAFLASTFHYLLSHPAKQDRQTNQPRALIMAPTRELAVQIHSDAQALSETTGLKLGLAYGGDGYDKQLKVLESGVDILIGTTGRLIDYAKQNYIDLGAIQVVVLDEADRMYDLGFIKDIRWLFRRMPAVDQRLNMLFSATLSYRVRELAFEQMNNAEYVEVEPEQKTGHRIKEELFYPSNEEKMRLLQTLIEEEWPDRAIIFANTKHRCEDIWGHLAADGHRVGLLTGDVAQKKRLRILDDFTKGNLDILVATDVAARGLHIPLVTHVFNYDLPDDCEDYVHRIGRTGRAGESGHSISLACEEYALNLPAIETYTGHSIPVSKYNSDALLSDLPAPKRLSRPRGGNGPRRNSSPRRGGAPRNNRKRSG is encoded by the coding sequence ATGAGCAAAACACACTTGACCGAACAGAAGTTTTCCGACTTCGCCCTGCACCCGTTAGTTCTTGAAGCCCTTGAAAAAAAAGGGTTTCACAATTGCACGCCCATTCAGGCGTTAGCATTGCCACTCACGCTCGCTGGGCGTGACGTTGCGGGTCAGGCGCAAACCGGTACCGGAAAGACGCTGGCATTTTTGGCGTCTACTTTTCATTATCTCCTTTCTCATCCGGCAAAACAGGATCGTCAGACCAACCAGCCGCGTGCCTTGATCATGGCACCAACGCGTGAACTGGCGGTGCAGATCCACTCCGATGCTCAGGCGCTGTCCGAAACCACCGGTCTCAAGCTGGGGCTGGCCTACGGCGGTGACGGCTACGACAAGCAGTTGAAAGTGCTGGAGAGCGGCGTTGACATCCTGATCGGCACCACCGGTCGTCTGATCGACTACGCCAAGCAGAACTACATCGATCTGGGCGCAATCCAGGTCGTGGTGCTGGATGAAGCCGACCGGATGTACGATCTGGGCTTTATCAAAGATATTCGCTGGCTGTTCCGCCGCATGCCTGCGGTCGATCAGCGCCTGAACATGCTGTTCTCCGCCACCTTGTCCTACCGCGTACGCGAACTGGCCTTCGAGCAGATGAACAACGCCGAATACGTGGAAGTTGAACCGGAACAAAAAACCGGCCACCGCATCAAAGAAGAGCTGTTTTACCCGTCCAACGAAGAAAAAATGCGTCTGTTGCAGACGTTGATCGAAGAAGAATGGCCGGATCGCGCCATTATCTTCGCCAATACCAAGCACCGCTGCGAAGACATCTGGGGCCACCTGGCCGCTGACGGTCACCGCGTGGGCCTGCTGACCGGCGACGTGGCGCAGAAAAAACGCCTGCGCATTCTGGACGACTTCACCAAAGGCAATCTGGATATTCTGGTCGCCACCGACGTTGCCGCACGCGGCTTGCACATTCCTTTGGTCACCCACGTCTTCAACTACGATTTGCCTGACGACTGCGAAGACTACGTTCACCGCATCGGCCGTACCGGTCGTGCTGGTGAAAGCGGTCATTCCATCAGCCTGGCCTGCGAAGAGTATGCGCTCAACCTGCCGGCGATCGAGACCTATACCGGTCACAGCATCCCGGTGAGCAAGTACAACAGCGACGCGCTGCTGAGCGATCTGCCGGCACCGAAACGTCTGTCGCGCCCGCGCGGCGGCAATGGCCCGCGTCGCAATTCATCGCCGCGCCGCGGCGGCGCACCGCGCAACAACCGTAAACGTTCAGGCTGA
- the trxA gene encoding thioredoxin TrxA, which produces MSDKIIHLTDDSFATEVLQADGPILVDFWAEWCGPCKMIAPILNEIADEFDGKLTISKLNIDENPATAPKYGIRGIPTLLLFKNGEVAATKVGALSKGQLKDFLNANL; this is translated from the coding sequence ATGAGCGATAAAATTATTCACCTGACAGACGACAGCTTCGCTACCGAGGTCTTGCAGGCCGACGGGCCAATCCTGGTCGATTTCTGGGCTGAATGGTGTGGTCCGTGCAAGATGATTGCTCCGATCCTGAATGAAATTGCCGATGAGTTCGACGGCAAGTTGACCATCAGCAAGCTGAACATCGACGAAAACCCGGCCACCGCACCGAAGTACGGTATCCGTGGTATTCCAACGCTGTTGCTGTTCAAGAACGGTGAAGTGGCGGCGACCAAGGTGGGCGCGCTGTCCAAGGGTCAGCTCAAAGATTTCCTGAACGCGAATCTGTAA